In the genome of Paenibacillus pabuli, one region contains:
- the purL gene encoding phosphoribosylformylglycinamidine synthase subunit PurL, whose product MTQQLSAKEPTAEQVAEHKLYAQMGVSDSEYELICEFMGRKPNYTEIGVFSVMWSEHCAYKNSKPLLRRFPTSGPRVLMGPGEGAGIVDIGDNQAVVFKIESHNHPSAVEPYQGAATGVGGIIRDIFSMGARPVALLNSLRFGKLESDRVKYLFEHVVSGIAGYGNCIGIPTVAGEVMFDESYEGNPLVNAMCVGLIDHDKIQRGVAKGVGNPVYYVGPPTGRDGIHGATFASVELTEESESKKTAVQVGDPFMEKLVMESCLELIDTGIVLGIQDMGAAGLTCSSAEMASKAGNGLELYLDQVPQREEGMTPYEMMLSESQERMLFVVEPKDEAQAMEIFERWGVICAKVGKVTDDGRLKLIHHGEVVGDMPVTALVDECPVYDKPSSVPAYYEQSASIDTLRYDEVSDLGGALKQVLASPTVASKKWVYDQYDYMVRTSTAVRPGSDAAVVTIRGTRKGLAMTTDCNGRYVYLDPEVGGRIAVSEAARNIVCSGAEPLAITDNLNFGNPEKPDIFWQMEKAVDGMAEACRVLDTPVIGGNVSLYNENAKGSIYPTPVVGMVGLVHDTDHITTQGFKSEGDVIILLGETKAELGGSELQYAVHGKTEGRPPQLDLNTEKALLSTVLEAIQSGLVRSAHDLSEGGLAVALAESCISGNVGAQVNVETALRADHALFSESQSRILLSASPEQAGKLEAFVRERGVPVAVIGRVEGSNLTIELNGTSAVNEPVGGLAQVWEDAIPCLMN is encoded by the coding sequence ATGACGCAGCAGCTATCCGCTAAGGAACCGACAGCAGAACAGGTCGCAGAACATAAACTTTACGCACAAATGGGCGTGTCTGACAGCGAGTATGAGCTGATCTGTGAGTTCATGGGGCGCAAGCCGAACTACACGGAGATTGGTGTATTTAGTGTTATGTGGTCCGAGCACTGTGCATACAAAAACTCCAAGCCGTTATTGCGCAGATTCCCTACAAGTGGACCACGTGTCCTGATGGGCCCGGGTGAAGGTGCCGGGATCGTGGATATCGGTGACAATCAGGCTGTTGTATTCAAAATTGAAAGCCATAACCATCCTTCCGCGGTTGAGCCTTACCAAGGTGCGGCAACAGGTGTGGGCGGCATTATCCGTGATATTTTCTCCATGGGTGCAAGACCGGTGGCATTGCTGAATTCCTTGCGTTTTGGCAAGCTGGAAAGTGACCGTGTGAAGTATTTGTTTGAACATGTTGTATCCGGTATTGCCGGATATGGTAACTGTATCGGGATTCCAACGGTAGCCGGTGAAGTGATGTTCGACGAAAGTTATGAAGGCAATCCACTCGTAAATGCCATGTGTGTAGGCTTGATCGATCATGACAAAATCCAGCGCGGTGTAGCCAAGGGCGTAGGAAACCCGGTGTACTACGTTGGTCCTCCAACGGGCCGCGATGGCATTCACGGCGCAACGTTTGCATCGGTGGAACTGACGGAAGAATCCGAATCCAAGAAGACCGCGGTCCAAGTCGGCGACCCGTTCATGGAGAAACTCGTGATGGAGTCCTGCCTGGAACTGATCGACACAGGAATCGTGCTGGGTATTCAGGATATGGGTGCTGCGGGTCTTACATGTTCCAGTGCGGAGATGGCAAGTAAAGCAGGCAATGGTCTGGAATTGTATCTGGATCAGGTGCCACAGCGTGAAGAAGGCATGACACCTTATGAGATGATGCTTTCCGAGTCTCAGGAGCGGATGCTGTTTGTCGTTGAGCCTAAGGATGAGGCGCAAGCGATGGAGATCTTTGAGCGTTGGGGCGTAATCTGTGCAAAAGTCGGAAAAGTAACGGATGATGGGCGCCTGAAATTGATCCACCATGGCGAAGTGGTTGGAGACATGCCGGTAACAGCACTGGTTGACGAGTGCCCGGTGTATGACAAGCCATCTTCTGTACCTGCTTACTACGAGCAAAGTGCCTCTATCGACACCCTTCGTTACGATGAAGTGTCGGATCTCGGCGGTGCGTTGAAACAGGTATTGGCTTCGCCAACGGTAGCAAGTAAAAAGTGGGTTTACGATCAATACGATTACATGGTGCGTACAAGTACAGCGGTTCGTCCAGGTTCGGATGCAGCAGTTGTGACCATTCGTGGAACACGTAAAGGTTTGGCGATGACAACAGACTGTAACGGACGTTATGTATATCTGGATCCAGAAGTAGGCGGGCGAATTGCGGTCAGCGAAGCTGCCCGTAACATTGTATGTTCTGGTGCAGAGCCACTCGCGATTACGGACAACCTGAACTTTGGTAACCCGGAGAAGCCGGATATTTTCTGGCAGATGGAAAAAGCGGTAGACGGTATGGCAGAAGCTTGTCGCGTGCTGGATACGCCAGTTATCGGTGGTAACGTGAGTCTGTACAACGAAAACGCCAAAGGCTCGATCTACCCAACGCCAGTTGTCGGTATGGTTGGTCTGGTGCATGATACAGATCACATCACTACACAAGGATTCAAATCCGAAGGAGACGTTATCATCCTGCTCGGTGAAACGAAAGCTGAACTGGGTGGCAGTGAGCTGCAATATGCCGTTCATGGCAAAACGGAAGGCCGTCCACCGCAGCTCGACCTCAACACGGAAAAAGCATTGCTCAGCACTGTGCTGGAAGCTATTCAATCCGGTCTCGTTCGCTCTGCGCATGACTTGTCTGAAGGCGGTCTGGCTGTAGCATTGGCCGAGTCCTGCATCAGCGGCAATGTGGGTGCACAGGTCAATGTAGAAACAGCTTTGCGTGCAGACCATGCGCTGTTTAGTGAGAGCCAATCCCGCATTCTGCTGTCTGCTTCGCCAGAGCAAGCAGGCAAACTTGAAGCATTTGTACGT